A single window of Synechococcus sp. C9 DNA harbors:
- a CDS encoding glycosyltransferase family 4 protein, with amino-acid sequence MVMVTGIFPPDVGGPATYVPVVAQGLQDLGHQVTVITSSEPEHLTGYDQEYPFPVVRLNRRINWLGRSFYYQQKLEPYLASADVVYGNGLLWEVAQVCHKLQKPWVAKIVGDTTWERAVRRGWTQMNLDNFQTPSSDIRINFFRWCRNQAIRQAKRVIVPSHYLAKIVQGWGVHPDQIAVIYNAIKLPAVIPAIANPLTTKYRVMTAGRLVPWKHIDEIITAIAPLTDVGLLIVGEGSERQKLEQQVRDLQLQNRVYFTGKKSQAELLALMKSCNIFILNSTYEGLPHIVLEAMIMGIPVIATRVGGTPELVQDKITGRLIPPHAPDILRSVMQELLQHPELGQQYTQNAQKLLGDFNTENMLRECAEILQQVGEQPSHHI; translated from the coding sequence ATGGTGATGGTTACCGGCATTTTTCCGCCGGATGTGGGGGGACCAGCGACCTATGTGCCGGTGGTGGCGCAGGGTTTGCAGGATTTGGGGCATCAGGTCACGGTCATCACCAGCAGTGAACCGGAGCATTTAACGGGCTATGACCAGGAATATCCCTTTCCCGTGGTGCGGCTGAACCGGCGCATCAACTGGCTAGGGCGGAGTTTTTATTATCAACAAAAATTGGAACCTTACCTAGCGTCAGCAGATGTGGTTTATGGAAATGGTTTGCTGTGGGAAGTGGCGCAGGTGTGTCATAAGTTACAAAAACCTTGGGTGGCTAAAATTGTCGGGGATACCACCTGGGAACGGGCGGTGCGGCGGGGCTGGACGCAAATGAATTTAGATAATTTCCAGACCCCAAGCTCAGATATACGCATTAACTTTTTTCGGTGGTGTAGAAATCAAGCCATTCGCCAAGCAAAACGAGTGATTGTGCCCAGTCATTATCTTGCTAAAATTGTCCAGGGATGGGGGGTACATCCTGATCAAATTGCGGTGATATACAATGCGATTAAGTTACCTGCTGTTATTCCAGCAATAGCGAATCCCTTAACCACCAAATATCGAGTGATGACGGCGGGGCGATTGGTGCCCTGGAAACACATTGATGAAATCATTACAGCGATTGCCCCTTTAACGGACGTGGGGTTGTTGATTGTTGGGGAGGGTTCCGAACGGCAAAAACTGGAACAACAGGTGCGGGATTTACAATTACAAAACCGAGTTTATTTCACCGGTAAAAAAAGTCAAGCCGAATTACTGGCTTTGATGAAAAGCTGTAACATTTTTATCCTTAATTCTACTTACGAGGGACTGCCCCATATTGTGCTGGAAGCTATGATCATGGGTATCCCTGTGATTGCCACCAGGGTGGGGGGGACACCGGAATTAGTTCAGGATAAAATTACCGGGCGGTTAATTCCTCCCCATGCTCCAGATATATTGCGGTCAGTCATGCAAGAGCTTTTACAACACCCAGAACTGGGGCAACAATACACCCAAAATGCCCAGAAATTACTTGGTGATTTTAATACAGAAAATATGCTTCGTGAATGTGCAGAAATTTTACAACAAGTGGGGGAGCAACCTAGCCATCACATCTGA